A single region of the Ictalurus punctatus breed USDA103 chromosome 17, Coco_2.0, whole genome shotgun sequence genome encodes:
- the LOC108278254 gene encoding green-sensitive opsin-3, with product MSGLHGFEGENYYIPMSNRTGLVRDPFMYEQYYLAEPWQFRLLAVYMFFLIIFGFPINALTLLVTAQHKRLRQPLNYILVNLALAGLIMVLFGFTITISSAVNGYFYFGYTACAVEGFMATLGGEVALWSLVVLAIERYVVVCKPMGSFKFSATHAIGGIGFTWFMAMTCAGPPLVGWSRYIPEGLQCSCGPDYYTLNPKYNNESYVIYMFVVHFILPVTVIFFTYGRLVCTVKAAAAAQQESASTQKAEKEVTRMVILMVVGFLVAWVPYASVAAWIFFNKGAAFSAQFMAIPAFFSKSSAIFNPIIYVLLNKQFRNCMLTTLFCGKNPLGDDESSSVSTSKTEVSSVSPA from the exons ATGTCGGGCCTACACGGATTCGAGGGGGAAAACTACTACATCCCCATGAGTAACCGCACGGGGCTGGTACGCGACCCGTTCATGTACGAGCAGTACTATTTAGCAGAGCCGTGGCAGTTCAGACTGTTGGCCGTCTACATGTTCTTTCTGATCATCTTCGGTTTCCCCATCAACGCTCTGACACTGTTGGTCACGGCGCAGCACAAGAGACTCCGCCAGCCGCTTAACTACATCCTGGTGAACCTGGCTTTAGCCGGCTTGATCATGGTCCTCTTCGggttcaccatcaccatcagtTCAGCGGTCAACGGCTACTTTTATTTCGGGTACACTGCCTGCGCCGTCGAAGGTTTTATGGCAACTCTGGGAG GTGAGGTAGCGCTTTGGTCGTTAGTTGTACTGGCTATTGAGAGATATGTTGTGGTCTGTAAGCCAATGGGGAGCTTCAAATTCTCAGCTACCCATGCGATCGGAGGAATCGGTTTCACCTGGTTCATGGCCATGACCTGTGCCGGTCCTCCTCTCGTCGGTTGGTCCAG GTACATTCCTGAAGGCCTGCAGTGTTCTTGTGGACCAGACTACTACACACTCAACCCCAAGTACAACAACGAGTCCTACGTTATCTACATGTTCGTCGTTCACTTCATTCTCCCCGTCACCGTCATCTTCTTTACCTACGGGCGGCTAGTGTGCACCGTCAAAGCG GCTGCAGCCGCTCAGCAGGAGTCGGCCTCCACTCAGAAGGCCGAGAAGGAAGTGACGCGTATGGTCATCCTGATGGTGGTGGGCTTCCTGGTGGCGTGGGTTCCTTACGCCAGCGTCGCAGCCTGGATCTTCTTCAACAAAGGAGCTGCCTTCAGTGCACAGTTCATGGCCATTCCTGCCTTCTTCTCCAAGAGCTCGGCTATCTTCAACCCCATCATTTATGTGCTGCTCAACAAACAG TTCCGTAACTGCATGCTCACGACCCTGTTCTGCGGCAAGAACCCACTGGGGGATGACGAGAGCTCATCGGTGTCCACCAGCAAGACAGAGGTGTCCAGCGTGTCCCCGGCGTAG